The following coding sequences are from one Thermocladium sp. ECH_B window:
- a CDS encoding ornithine cyclodeaminase produces the protein MAILLTENDVEELLSFREAIDAVENVFKMMGEGNAINVPRRRVIMRDGVLHVLQGAVPGLGVAGLKTYLSSRSGTRFVVLLFDLSSGELGAIIEADRLGQMRTGAATAVATKFMRPNASVLGIVGSGVQARAQFDALREVLRLDKVIIHSRTKEHAAEFAKYVEGRGIDARVADNYEDVCRVDVLVTATNSKEPFIDGKWLPNDIHVNAIGSNWGNRAELMPSAVMRAELIAVDDVDQARSEAGDIIMAGADAWQRVVPLSSIVNGLVKPSGGVTLFKSLGIAVEDLAVAKIIYEKARRAGTYPEFPCNH, from the coding sequence GTGGCGATTCTATTAACTGAGAATGATGTTGAGGAACTCCTTTCGTTCAGGGAGGCAATTGATGCCGTGGAGAACGTGTTCAAGATGATGGGTGAAGGCAATGCCATAAACGTGCCGCGCCGTAGGGTAATAATGAGGGATGGCGTCCTCCATGTGCTTCAGGGAGCCGTGCCTGGGCTTGGCGTGGCCGGTCTAAAGACTTACTTATCGAGCAGGAGCGGCACTAGATTCGTGGTGCTGCTTTTCGATTTATCCAGTGGCGAGCTTGGAGCAATCATTGAGGCGGATAGACTTGGACAGATGCGAACAGGCGCGGCGACGGCCGTGGCCACGAAATTCATGAGGCCCAATGCCAGCGTCCTAGGCATAGTGGGATCCGGCGTGCAGGCCAGAGCCCAATTCGATGCATTGAGGGAAGTATTGAGGCTGGATAAAGTGATAATTCATAGTAGGACCAAGGAGCATGCCGCTGAGTTCGCTAAGTACGTGGAGGGGAGGGGCATCGATGCAAGGGTCGCGGATAATTACGAAGATGTATGTAGGGTTGATGTGCTGGTCACCGCTACGAATTCTAAGGAGCCATTCATAGATGGTAAGTGGCTTCCCAATGATATTCACGTGAATGCCATTGGAAGTAATTGGGGGAATAGGGCCGAATTAATGCCGAGTGCAGTGATGCGGGCCGAATTAATAGCGGTGGATGATGTGGATCAAGCAAGGAGCGAGGCTGGGGACATAATAATGGCGGGGGCGGATGCTTGGCAACGAGTTGTTCCACTTTCCAGCATAGTTAATGGCTTAGTTAAGCCCAGCGGTGGGGTAACCTTGTTTAAGTCGCTCGGCATAGCGGTGGAGGACTTGGCTGTGGCTAAGATTATTTACGAGAAGGCACGTAGAGCGGGAACCTATCCGGAGTTTCCCTGCAATCATTGA
- a CDS encoding 3-hydroxyisobutyrate dehydrogenase, whose product MRIGLIGLGVMGYRIGANLARAGKLHAVFNRTMEKAIKFSSEYGVTVAKSIRELVEDSDVVLTMLSNDDAVSSVVMEAIPHVKGKVLIDLSTISPSTSIDLAKQVKGNGGEMMDAPVIGTSIHVEQKKLAVLVGGPRELFDMARDILIETASSVTYMGGNGMGLYAKLVNNLLLGTYVAAMGEAYWFGVRSGLKPSDVEKVLRELSSARSPTADLKVPKMMSGDYSTQFALKHMRKDLEIIQKEAQGLGMPIPLSALALQLYRLIEEAENGELDFSAVAELFRPRGVRSGDSIN is encoded by the coding sequence ATGAGGATTGGATTAATTGGACTCGGAGTAATGGGGTACAGAATAGGCGCTAACCTGGCGAGGGCTGGAAAATTACATGCAGTGTTCAATAGGACGATGGAGAAGGCAATTAAGTTCAGCTCGGAGTACGGCGTCACGGTTGCGAAATCGATAAGGGAATTAGTGGAGGACAGCGATGTCGTATTAACAATGTTATCAAATGATGATGCCGTGTCATCCGTGGTTATGGAAGCAATTCCCCATGTGAAGGGCAAGGTATTGATAGACCTCTCCACCATATCTCCAAGCACAAGCATTGATTTAGCTAAGCAAGTAAAAGGGAACGGCGGGGAAATGATGGATGCGCCGGTGATCGGCACATCAATACATGTTGAGCAGAAGAAGCTAGCGGTGCTGGTTGGTGGACCCAGGGAATTATTTGATATGGCTAGGGATATCTTGATTGAGACGGCATCGTCGGTGACCTACATGGGCGGGAACGGCATGGGGCTCTACGCCAAGCTAGTGAATAATCTATTGCTTGGCACTTATGTGGCCGCAATGGGAGAGGCATATTGGTTCGGCGTCAGGAGCGGATTAAAGCCCAGCGATGTGGAGAAGGTATTGCGAGAATTAAGTAGTGCTAGGTCGCCGACTGCGGATCTTAAGGTGCCCAAAATGATGAGCGGGGATTACTCGACTCAATTCGCATTGAAGCACATGAGGAAGGATCTCGAGATTATTCAGAAAGAGGCGCAGGGGCTCGGAATGCCCATTCCATTATCTGCGCTAGCTCTTCAACTATATAGGTTAATCGAGGAAGCGGAGAATGGGGAGTTGGATTTCTCGGCCGTGGCTGAATTATTTAGGCCAAGGGGGGTCAGGAGTGGCGATTCTATTAACTGA
- a CDS encoding peptidase, with the protein MRLADLHEDLAYASMMIDVINGDAQSSISMLRAFDESMVFAAVFPRIKMRKIAGESHIALQGLLIEQIKFYLELEKAGLVNIIRGINDLRPGINLVLSLEGADALGINDLYILKELGIRAIGLTWNEDNRFAASCMTKKDYGLTNNGEELVKLANELGIIIDVAHASKQTVLDVASTSRKPIIASHANASALKHHRRNLDDEEIEAIIKTGGVIGVTAIRDTLPSPTMQGIVDNLKYIGESFGWSHVALGTDMLGIDETPTGFENILKARNIIEVINREEELWRNPLRVINDVMNS; encoded by the coding sequence ATGCGGTTAGCGGATCTTCATGAAGACTTAGCCTATGCATCCATGATGATTGATGTGATCAACGGGGACGCCCAATCCAGCATATCCATGCTTCGGGCCTTCGATGAATCGATGGTGTTCGCAGCAGTCTTCCCCAGAATAAAGATGAGGAAAATCGCTGGGGAAAGCCACATAGCTCTACAGGGGCTCCTCATCGAGCAGATAAAATTCTATCTAGAGCTTGAGAAAGCCGGGCTAGTGAATATAATTAGGGGGATCAATGATTTACGGCCCGGCATCAACCTAGTGCTCTCACTAGAGGGCGCGGACGCGTTGGGGATTAATGACTTATACATATTGAAGGAGCTCGGCATTAGGGCTATTGGGCTGACCTGGAACGAGGATAATCGCTTCGCCGCATCATGCATGACAAAGAAGGATTATGGGCTGACCAATAACGGCGAGGAACTAGTTAAGCTGGCCAATGAATTAGGCATTATAATTGATGTGGCGCATGCAAGCAAGCAAACAGTGCTAGACGTGGCCTCCACATCCAGAAAGCCGATAATAGCTTCCCACGCCAATGCCTCTGCATTAAAGCATCATAGGCGTAACCTGGATGATGAGGAGATAGAGGCCATAATTAAGACCGGGGGAGTAATTGGGGTAACGGCTATCCGCGACACGCTTCCATCGCCGACAATGCAAGGCATTGTGGATAATCTCAAGTACATTGGGGAAAGCTTTGGATGGAGCCACGTCGCCCTCGGCACAGATATGCTGGGCATAGATGAGACGCCCACGGGCTTCGAGAATATACTTAAGGCCAGGAACATAATTGAGGTAATTAATCGGGAGGAGGAATTATGGAGGAATCCGCTTCGCGTGATCAATGATGTAATGAATAGTTAA